One Thunnus thynnus chromosome 18, fThuThy2.1, whole genome shotgun sequence genomic region harbors:
- the ak9 gene encoding adenylate kinase 9 isoform X2 codes for MIKVLKDRKMSQSNAHMDRLVDNLTEDEAERERLLTKPTCFIIVGRPGVGKSTLAKKIAESWKCILIDDTDLLNTHIKNKTKEGKELLDILSEGKSVPEDMVLQLILAKLNSPNVEHYGYVLSCLPCMSEECLKIREQIELIKNLKLTPDFIINIKCADKDLVQRLSGQKQHPETGQLYNRDQWLREDVFNKKKENKDEEVEDEEEQAAEEELQKDIIDQMVWTPENLARNASRRINTYKDKMLRPLEDYMMDHNPLYLLELDGNNKPEELHSSVMSRVGSMAIQRVSIPVLLHQNDDEELPEDIDTEDLLRIMSSSKVVAPSFRWRRSLWGRTCPVALKEGMVVPGKPELSVGFQDKLYILSSQEACQKFVANPRRYLLPPMPRPPCRVSIIGPPQAGTSTLCKLLAQNYGALVLDMNELVQPVLAKVEQERLDKIKEETTQVAIEKIKMEMDAGQNLVTEDHPEVKAMVLSALEEAKNMSTSPFGLYAEVLEKRIKEIEEADTDAELRTGWVLDNFPKNCSQMYALQQGGILPDMLFYLKDSDGNQVLSRLYEKNKESVDKAVRERIQDQQSEKEKEALSHKVQESEVEAKPADLVSNLDTVVEEPEENPEQSETDSTAHSDRNKKEASALPNNWKLGYPDGPEMNDYKLQLQQFVSEWEQMRSTLPVSHSVLEISGKCPEDLLKEIIHQIEKPFKYVSWEVSPVDLDEEAEDIEALAELERAEEGSSDNDAADEEDERDTTVKRLLGDTHHFCPVTLKNHNILWPCTDEIAAKYREKTYYFSSIEAKESFLQNPQQFVAQMEPFKPPALRIFLLGVRGSGKTTQGEWLAHQLGLFHIQFREQLQMLIMAKTKKRVPYTDEVETSEESPEDLEALIKEARGEEEEEEETEDTSVNMEEVVLTDEEKAIQAYLSDGEPLAPQILDMVIAPYWKQEPYMSTGFILEGFPYTPDEVQYMLQQQLFPDIVVTMTVDVTDVQKRLLPTYLENWRERRNHREAQLKLLHDLRKKNREESIVRRRAELMEEKGAMSVKTKDEEDDEEDEAADNIEDEIEAMLEEEFALEEENDDTESEETEQAATERLETEIEERFVTDENNVVPVTELLSEQNIPKVSISASRKLGIVRHQLLNKIQPLLTNRESLFQKCQPISYTLALKLLFSSYKCHSAFGCWDPIKQYKEGDLIQPLQWPLNATYPLLFHQYIYFFASKENRNTFMLNPLKYLRLPKPIPSLPVKMAVVGPTKSGKTTVAQMFAQKYGLARLSIGGVMRMVLNTQEHTDLAVQTKKHLSQGLVVPDELAIQCLEVALMSTVCSTRGYVLDGFPMTLKQAELMGSRSIIPMIVVELELDTVEVLKRGLVDKMKPNKPHLMHDSSEILHIRNSCYKQEVEHVRQHFQQQYQNWIQLSGLKSKWCIWDSILKEVSISMKYIHSYLERTRRGQAACINRLCITPKELQCQLGEFGLYCPVCLALHYHLVDCSETASLVYAAEYRAHYYKMCGNDHLEKFLATPDQFVTPGCPHTLPEPHLLPKKLTEIQVKNRFPQQVEMKGFCPVTYLDGKQRYEALVRGNMEYAVEYREQIYIFETKQKQDKFLRAPETYWDQKLPSKVPPLCEPVPLTSLPTLGYLEQGVAVAVIKAMTAVGCLKPKYPFLSIQRSALLYVAYYLKAFNHQSTDYIRQKYKKQLAMFEENCALIPYLSSSMRGNYRPPSERPIDFEFKLIRFLALEDLPGASDVM; via the exons AtgataaaagttttaaaagatagaaaaatgtCCCAAAGTAACG CTCATATGGACCGTTTAGTTGACAACCTCACAGAAGAtgaagctgagagagagagacttctCACCAAACCTACCTGCTTCATTATAGTTGGAAGACCG GGTGTTGGCAAATCTACCTTGGCCAAAAAAATTGCAGAGTCCTGGAAGTGTATTTTGATTGATG ACACAGATCTGCTCAACacacatattaaaaataaaacaaaggaaggCAAAGAG CTCTTGGATATCTTATCCGAGGGGAAAAGTGTACCAGAAGACATGGTGCTCCAGCTCATACTTGCCAAGCTTAACTCACCAAATGTGGAGCACTATG GATATGTACTGAGCTGCCTGCCGTGCATGTCAGAGGAGTGTCTGAAGATTCGTGAGCAGATTGAGCTGATCAAAAACCTCAAGCTAACACCTGatttcatcatcaacatcaag TGTGCGGACAAGGACCTGGTCCAGAGGCTGTCAGGTCAGAAGCAGCACCCAGAGACGGGGCAGTTGTACAACAGGGATCAGTGGTTGCGTGAGGACGTGTTTAACAAGAAGAAGGAGAACAAAGACGAGGAagtggaggatgaagaggagcag GCTGCAGAAGAGGAACTCCAAAAGGATATTATTGACCAGATGGTGTGGACACCAGAGAATTTGGCCAGAAATGCTTCTCGTAGAATCAACACATATAAGGATAAAATGCTCAGACCACTGGAG GACTACATGATGGACCACAACCCCCTCTACCTGTTGGAGCTGGATGGAAACAACAAACCTGAAGAGCTGCACTCT TCTGTAATGTCCCGTGTTGGATCCATGGCAATACAGCGTGTCTCCATTCCAGTCCTCCTCCACCAGAATGATGATGAAGAATTGCCAGAAGACATTGACACG GAGGACCTACTGAGAATTATGTCCTCCTCCAAGGTGGTTGCCCCTAGCTTTAGGTGGAGAAGAAGCCTCTGGGGGCGAACCTGTCCTGTTGCTCTGAAAGAAGGCATGGTCGTTCCTGGCAAGCCTGAATTATCTGTGGG CTTCCAGGACAAACTGTACATCCTTTCATCTCAAGAGGCCTGCCAGAAGTTTGTTGCAAACCCCAGACGGTACTTGCTTCCTCCAATGCCCCGGCCTCCATGCAGGGTTTCCATTATTGGACCCCCACAGGCAGGCACGAGCACCCTATGTAAGCTTCTAGCTCAGAACTACGGCGCACTGGTGCTTGACATGAACGAACTTGTGCAGCCAGTTCTGGCCAAGGTTGAGCAGGAGAGGCTTGACAAGATCAAAGAGGAGACCACACAGGTTGCGATAGAGAAAATCAAGATGGAGATGGATGCCGGACAGAATTTGG TGACAGAAGATCATCCAGAAGTAAAAGCCATGGTGCTTAGTGCACTGGAGGAAGCCAAAAATATGAGCACATCTCCCTTTGGACTGTATGCAGAGGTACTGGAGAAGCGTATAAAAGAG ATTGAAGAGGCAGACACTGATGCAGAGCTCAGGACTGGCTGGGTGCTTGACAACTTTCCCAAGAATTGCTCCCAAATGTATGCTTTACAACAAGGTGGAATCCTGCCAGACATGCTCTTCTATCTCAAAGACAGTGATGGAAATCAAG ttttgaGCAGATTGTATGAGAAGAACAAGGAGAGCGTGGACAAAGCAGTAAGGGAGAGGATTCAGGATCAACAgtcagagaaggagaaagaggccTT AAGCCACAAGGTGCAGGAATCTGAGGTAGAGGCCAAGCCTGCAGATCTGGTGTCAAATCTAGACACAGTTGTCGAAGAGCCTGAAg AAAATCCTGAGCAATCTGAGACTGACAGCACAGCACACtctgacagaaacaaaaaggaag CTTCGGCACTACCCAATAACTGGAAGCTGGGTTATCCAGACGGCCCGGAGATGAATGACTATAAACTGCAACTGCAACAGTTTGTGTCAGAATGGGAGCAAATGCGGTCCACTTTACCTGTCAGTCACTCAGTACTGGAGATTAGTGGCAAGTGCCCCGAGGACCTGCTTAAAGAGATCATCCATCAGATAGAGA AACCTTTCAAGTATGTGTCCTGGGAGGTGTCACCAGTGGACCTGGACGAGGAAGCAGAGGATATCGAGGCCTTagcagagctggagagagctGAGGAAGGCAGCAGTGACAATGACGCAGCAGATGAGGAGGACGAA AGGGACACAACAGTCAAGAGATTATTGGGTGATACCCACCACTTCTGTCCTGTGACCTTAAAAAACCACAACATCCTGTGGCCCTGCACGGATGAAATTGCAGCCAAGTACCGAGAGAAGACCTATTATTTCTCCAGCATAGAGGCCAAGGAATCCTTCCTTCAAAACCCTCAACAATTTGTTGCACAGATGGAGCCTTTCAAG cCTCCTGCCCTACGGATATTTTTGCTTGGTGTCCGAGGGTCAGGGAAGACCACTCAAGGTGAGTGGCTTGCCCATCAACTTGGCCTTTTCCATATTCAGTTCAGGGAGCAGCTCCAAATGCTCATAATGGCCAAGACAAAGAAGCGAGTGCCTTACACTGATGAGGTAGAAACTTCAGAGGAGTCTCCTGAGGACTTGGAAGCCCTGATAAAGGAAGccaggggggaggaggaggaggaagaggagacagaggataCCTCTGTCAACATGGAG GAAGTGGTTCTGACTGATGAGGAAAAGGCCATCCAAGCCTATTTGTCTGATGGAGAACCACTGGCTCCACAGATCCTGGATATGGTTATCGCACCATACTGGAAACAGGAGCCTTACAT GTCCACAGGTTTTATCTTGGAGGGATTCCCTTATACTCCTGATGAGGTGCAGTACATGTTGCAGCAACAGCTTTTCCCTGACATTGTGGTAACCATGACGGTGGATGTCACGGATGTTCAGAAGCGTCTGTTGCCAACATACCTGGAGAACTGGCGTGAGCGCCGCAACCACCGTGAAGCACAGCTGAAGCTCCTGCATGATCTACGTAAGAAGAATCGG GAGGAGAGTATTGTCAGGAGAAGAGCTGAACTCATGGAAGAGAAAGGCGCTATGTCAGTCAAAACAAAG gatgaagaagatgatgaagaggatgaagcTGCAGACAACATAGAGGATGAGATAGAGGCCATGCTGGAAGAGGAGTTCGCTCTAGAAGAGGAAAATGATGACACGGAGAGTGAGGAGACTGAGCAGGCTGCTACTGAGAGGCTGGAGACAGAGATAGAAGAGCGTTTTGTTACAGATGAAAACAACGTTGTTCCTGTGACG GAGTTACTGAGTGAACAAAACATACCCAAGGTGTCTATCAGTGCGTCCCGCAAGCTGGGGATTGTGCGGCATCAGCTGCTCAATAAAATCCAGCCTCTGCTGACCAACAGAGAATCACTCTTCCAAAAATGCCAACCCATCTCATACACCCTGGCACTTAAGCTCCTGTTCTCCTCCTACAAGTGCCACAGTGCCTTCGGCTGCTGGGATCCAATCAAG CAATACAAAGAGGGAGACTTAATCCAGCCGCTGCAGTGGCCTCTCAATGCCACCTATCCCCTGCTCTTCCATCAGTATATCTACTTCTTTGCATCTAAGGAGAACCGCAACACATTTATGCTCAACCCCTTGAAATACCTTAGGCTGCCAAAGCCCATCCCATCCCTTCCTGTGAAAATGGCTGTTGTTGGACCAACCAAATCTGGAAAAACTACTG TGGCACAGATGTTTGCTCAGAAGTATGGCTTGGCTCGGCTGTCCATCGGTGGTGTTATGCGTATGGTTCTTAACACTCAGGAGCACACTGATCTAGCTGTACAGACGAAAAAGCATCTCTCCCAGGGTCTTGTTGTGCCTGATGAACTGGCAATCCAGTGCTTGGAGGTGGCGCTCATGAGCACGGTCTGCAGCACTCGAGG GTATGTGTTGGATGGTTTTCCAATGACACTTAAGCAGGCAGAGCTAATGGGGTCCCGGAGCATCATCCCCATGATAGTAGTTGAGCTGGAGCTGGACACAGTGGAGGTGTTGAAGAGAGGCCTTGTAGACAAGATGAAGCCCAACAA GCCTCACCTGATGCATGACAGCTCAGAGATCCTCCACATTCGTAACTCCTGCTACAAGCAGGAGGTGGAGCATGTGAGGCAGCACTTCCAACAACAATATCAGAACTGGATCCAGCTCAGTGGATTAAAGAGCAAATGGTGCATCTGGGACAGCATCTTAAAGGAGGTCAGCATCAGCATGAAATATATCCACAGCTACCTGGAGAGGACCCGCAGGG GACAAGCAGCCTGCATCAACAGGTTGTGCATTACACCTAAGGAGCTGCAATGTCAGCTTGGCGAGTTCGGGCTGTACTGCCCGGTCTGCCTGGCCCTACATTACCACCTTGTGGACTGCTCAGAAACTGCATCCCTGGTGTATGCAGCAGAGTACAGAGCACATTATTACAAAATGTGTGGCAATGACCATTTGGAG AAGTTCCTTGCCACTCCAGATCAATTTGTGACCCCTGGCTGTCCCCACACTCTCCCAGAACCCCACCTGCTGCCAAAAAAGCTAACAGAGATTCAGGTGAAGAACAGGTTTCCACAGCAAGTTGAGATGAAAGGCTTCTGCCCTGTCACTTATCTGGATGGAAAACAGAG GTATGAAGCCCTGGTTCGAGGAAACATGGAATATGCTGTGGAATACAGAGAACAAATCTACATATTTGAGACAAAGCAGAAACAGGACAAGTTTTTGAG gGCTCCTGAAACCTACTGGGACCAGAAGTTACCCAGTAAAGTTCCTCCTCTTTGTGAGCCTGTACCCCTCACCTCCCTTCCAACGTTGGGCTACCTGGAGCAG GGTGTGGCAGTAGCAGTCATCAAGGCCATGACAGCTGTTGGGTGTCTCAAACCAAAGTATCCCTTCCTCAGTATACAGAGATCAGCTCTCCTCTATGTGGCCTACTATCTGAAAG CTTTCAACCACCAGAGCACAGATTACATTCGCCAGAAGTACAAAAAGCAGCTGGCCATGTTTGAAGAGAACTGTGCGCTCATTCCTTACCTGAGCTCATCAATGAGAGGGAACTACAGGCCTCCCAGTGAACGTCCCATTGACTTTGAGTTCAAACTGATCAGGTTCCTGGCCTTGGAAGACCTGCCAGGAGCCAGTGATGTGATGTAG
- the ak9 gene encoding adenylate kinase 9 isoform X1: MIKVLKDRKMSQSNEAHMDRLVDNLTEDEAERERLLTKPTCFIIVGRPGVGKSTLAKKIAESWKCILIDDTDLLNTHIKNKTKEGKELLDILSEGKSVPEDMVLQLILAKLNSPNVEHYGYVLSCLPCMSEECLKIREQIELIKNLKLTPDFIINIKCADKDLVQRLSGQKQHPETGQLYNRDQWLREDVFNKKKENKDEEVEDEEEQAAEEELQKDIIDQMVWTPENLARNASRRINTYKDKMLRPLEDYMMDHNPLYLLELDGNNKPEELHSSVMSRVGSMAIQRVSIPVLLHQNDDEELPEDIDTEDLLRIMSSSKVVAPSFRWRRSLWGRTCPVALKEGMVVPGKPELSVGFQDKLYILSSQEACQKFVANPRRYLLPPMPRPPCRVSIIGPPQAGTSTLCKLLAQNYGALVLDMNELVQPVLAKVEQERLDKIKEETTQVAIEKIKMEMDAGQNLVTEDHPEVKAMVLSALEEAKNMSTSPFGLYAEVLEKRIKEIEEADTDAELRTGWVLDNFPKNCSQMYALQQGGILPDMLFYLKDSDGNQVLSRLYEKNKESVDKAVRERIQDQQSEKEKEALSHKVQESEVEAKPADLVSNLDTVVEEPEENPEQSETDSTAHSDRNKKEASALPNNWKLGYPDGPEMNDYKLQLQQFVSEWEQMRSTLPVSHSVLEISGKCPEDLLKEIIHQIEKPFKYVSWEVSPVDLDEEAEDIEALAELERAEEGSSDNDAADEEDERDTTVKRLLGDTHHFCPVTLKNHNILWPCTDEIAAKYREKTYYFSSIEAKESFLQNPQQFVAQMEPFKPPALRIFLLGVRGSGKTTQGEWLAHQLGLFHIQFREQLQMLIMAKTKKRVPYTDEVETSEESPEDLEALIKEARGEEEEEEETEDTSVNMEEVVLTDEEKAIQAYLSDGEPLAPQILDMVIAPYWKQEPYMSTGFILEGFPYTPDEVQYMLQQQLFPDIVVTMTVDVTDVQKRLLPTYLENWRERRNHREAQLKLLHDLRKKNREESIVRRRAELMEEKGAMSVKTKDEEDDEEDEAADNIEDEIEAMLEEEFALEEENDDTESEETEQAATERLETEIEERFVTDENNVVPVTELLSEQNIPKVSISASRKLGIVRHQLLNKIQPLLTNRESLFQKCQPISYTLALKLLFSSYKCHSAFGCWDPIKQYKEGDLIQPLQWPLNATYPLLFHQYIYFFASKENRNTFMLNPLKYLRLPKPIPSLPVKMAVVGPTKSGKTTVAQMFAQKYGLARLSIGGVMRMVLNTQEHTDLAVQTKKHLSQGLVVPDELAIQCLEVALMSTVCSTRGYVLDGFPMTLKQAELMGSRSIIPMIVVELELDTVEVLKRGLVDKMKPNKPHLMHDSSEILHIRNSCYKQEVEHVRQHFQQQYQNWIQLSGLKSKWCIWDSILKEVSISMKYIHSYLERTRRGQAACINRLCITPKELQCQLGEFGLYCPVCLALHYHLVDCSETASLVYAAEYRAHYYKMCGNDHLEKFLATPDQFVTPGCPHTLPEPHLLPKKLTEIQVKNRFPQQVEMKGFCPVTYLDGKQRYEALVRGNMEYAVEYREQIYIFETKQKQDKFLRAPETYWDQKLPSKVPPLCEPVPLTSLPTLGYLEQGVAVAVIKAMTAVGCLKPKYPFLSIQRSALLYVAYYLKAFNHQSTDYIRQKYKKQLAMFEENCALIPYLSSSMRGNYRPPSERPIDFEFKLIRFLALEDLPGASDVM; the protein is encoded by the exons AtgataaaagttttaaaagatagaaaaatgtCCCAAAGTAACG AAGCTCATATGGACCGTTTAGTTGACAACCTCACAGAAGAtgaagctgagagagagagacttctCACCAAACCTACCTGCTTCATTATAGTTGGAAGACCG GGTGTTGGCAAATCTACCTTGGCCAAAAAAATTGCAGAGTCCTGGAAGTGTATTTTGATTGATG ACACAGATCTGCTCAACacacatattaaaaataaaacaaaggaaggCAAAGAG CTCTTGGATATCTTATCCGAGGGGAAAAGTGTACCAGAAGACATGGTGCTCCAGCTCATACTTGCCAAGCTTAACTCACCAAATGTGGAGCACTATG GATATGTACTGAGCTGCCTGCCGTGCATGTCAGAGGAGTGTCTGAAGATTCGTGAGCAGATTGAGCTGATCAAAAACCTCAAGCTAACACCTGatttcatcatcaacatcaag TGTGCGGACAAGGACCTGGTCCAGAGGCTGTCAGGTCAGAAGCAGCACCCAGAGACGGGGCAGTTGTACAACAGGGATCAGTGGTTGCGTGAGGACGTGTTTAACAAGAAGAAGGAGAACAAAGACGAGGAagtggaggatgaagaggagcag GCTGCAGAAGAGGAACTCCAAAAGGATATTATTGACCAGATGGTGTGGACACCAGAGAATTTGGCCAGAAATGCTTCTCGTAGAATCAACACATATAAGGATAAAATGCTCAGACCACTGGAG GACTACATGATGGACCACAACCCCCTCTACCTGTTGGAGCTGGATGGAAACAACAAACCTGAAGAGCTGCACTCT TCTGTAATGTCCCGTGTTGGATCCATGGCAATACAGCGTGTCTCCATTCCAGTCCTCCTCCACCAGAATGATGATGAAGAATTGCCAGAAGACATTGACACG GAGGACCTACTGAGAATTATGTCCTCCTCCAAGGTGGTTGCCCCTAGCTTTAGGTGGAGAAGAAGCCTCTGGGGGCGAACCTGTCCTGTTGCTCTGAAAGAAGGCATGGTCGTTCCTGGCAAGCCTGAATTATCTGTGGG CTTCCAGGACAAACTGTACATCCTTTCATCTCAAGAGGCCTGCCAGAAGTTTGTTGCAAACCCCAGACGGTACTTGCTTCCTCCAATGCCCCGGCCTCCATGCAGGGTTTCCATTATTGGACCCCCACAGGCAGGCACGAGCACCCTATGTAAGCTTCTAGCTCAGAACTACGGCGCACTGGTGCTTGACATGAACGAACTTGTGCAGCCAGTTCTGGCCAAGGTTGAGCAGGAGAGGCTTGACAAGATCAAAGAGGAGACCACACAGGTTGCGATAGAGAAAATCAAGATGGAGATGGATGCCGGACAGAATTTGG TGACAGAAGATCATCCAGAAGTAAAAGCCATGGTGCTTAGTGCACTGGAGGAAGCCAAAAATATGAGCACATCTCCCTTTGGACTGTATGCAGAGGTACTGGAGAAGCGTATAAAAGAG ATTGAAGAGGCAGACACTGATGCAGAGCTCAGGACTGGCTGGGTGCTTGACAACTTTCCCAAGAATTGCTCCCAAATGTATGCTTTACAACAAGGTGGAATCCTGCCAGACATGCTCTTCTATCTCAAAGACAGTGATGGAAATCAAG ttttgaGCAGATTGTATGAGAAGAACAAGGAGAGCGTGGACAAAGCAGTAAGGGAGAGGATTCAGGATCAACAgtcagagaaggagaaagaggccTT AAGCCACAAGGTGCAGGAATCTGAGGTAGAGGCCAAGCCTGCAGATCTGGTGTCAAATCTAGACACAGTTGTCGAAGAGCCTGAAg AAAATCCTGAGCAATCTGAGACTGACAGCACAGCACACtctgacagaaacaaaaaggaag CTTCGGCACTACCCAATAACTGGAAGCTGGGTTATCCAGACGGCCCGGAGATGAATGACTATAAACTGCAACTGCAACAGTTTGTGTCAGAATGGGAGCAAATGCGGTCCACTTTACCTGTCAGTCACTCAGTACTGGAGATTAGTGGCAAGTGCCCCGAGGACCTGCTTAAAGAGATCATCCATCAGATAGAGA AACCTTTCAAGTATGTGTCCTGGGAGGTGTCACCAGTGGACCTGGACGAGGAAGCAGAGGATATCGAGGCCTTagcagagctggagagagctGAGGAAGGCAGCAGTGACAATGACGCAGCAGATGAGGAGGACGAA AGGGACACAACAGTCAAGAGATTATTGGGTGATACCCACCACTTCTGTCCTGTGACCTTAAAAAACCACAACATCCTGTGGCCCTGCACGGATGAAATTGCAGCCAAGTACCGAGAGAAGACCTATTATTTCTCCAGCATAGAGGCCAAGGAATCCTTCCTTCAAAACCCTCAACAATTTGTTGCACAGATGGAGCCTTTCAAG cCTCCTGCCCTACGGATATTTTTGCTTGGTGTCCGAGGGTCAGGGAAGACCACTCAAGGTGAGTGGCTTGCCCATCAACTTGGCCTTTTCCATATTCAGTTCAGGGAGCAGCTCCAAATGCTCATAATGGCCAAGACAAAGAAGCGAGTGCCTTACACTGATGAGGTAGAAACTTCAGAGGAGTCTCCTGAGGACTTGGAAGCCCTGATAAAGGAAGccaggggggaggaggaggaggaagaggagacagaggataCCTCTGTCAACATGGAG GAAGTGGTTCTGACTGATGAGGAAAAGGCCATCCAAGCCTATTTGTCTGATGGAGAACCACTGGCTCCACAGATCCTGGATATGGTTATCGCACCATACTGGAAACAGGAGCCTTACAT GTCCACAGGTTTTATCTTGGAGGGATTCCCTTATACTCCTGATGAGGTGCAGTACATGTTGCAGCAACAGCTTTTCCCTGACATTGTGGTAACCATGACGGTGGATGTCACGGATGTTCAGAAGCGTCTGTTGCCAACATACCTGGAGAACTGGCGTGAGCGCCGCAACCACCGTGAAGCACAGCTGAAGCTCCTGCATGATCTACGTAAGAAGAATCGG GAGGAGAGTATTGTCAGGAGAAGAGCTGAACTCATGGAAGAGAAAGGCGCTATGTCAGTCAAAACAAAG gatgaagaagatgatgaagaggatgaagcTGCAGACAACATAGAGGATGAGATAGAGGCCATGCTGGAAGAGGAGTTCGCTCTAGAAGAGGAAAATGATGACACGGAGAGTGAGGAGACTGAGCAGGCTGCTACTGAGAGGCTGGAGACAGAGATAGAAGAGCGTTTTGTTACAGATGAAAACAACGTTGTTCCTGTGACG GAGTTACTGAGTGAACAAAACATACCCAAGGTGTCTATCAGTGCGTCCCGCAAGCTGGGGATTGTGCGGCATCAGCTGCTCAATAAAATCCAGCCTCTGCTGACCAACAGAGAATCACTCTTCCAAAAATGCCAACCCATCTCATACACCCTGGCACTTAAGCTCCTGTTCTCCTCCTACAAGTGCCACAGTGCCTTCGGCTGCTGGGATCCAATCAAG CAATACAAAGAGGGAGACTTAATCCAGCCGCTGCAGTGGCCTCTCAATGCCACCTATCCCCTGCTCTTCCATCAGTATATCTACTTCTTTGCATCTAAGGAGAACCGCAACACATTTATGCTCAACCCCTTGAAATACCTTAGGCTGCCAAAGCCCATCCCATCCCTTCCTGTGAAAATGGCTGTTGTTGGACCAACCAAATCTGGAAAAACTACTG TGGCACAGATGTTTGCTCAGAAGTATGGCTTGGCTCGGCTGTCCATCGGTGGTGTTATGCGTATGGTTCTTAACACTCAGGAGCACACTGATCTAGCTGTACAGACGAAAAAGCATCTCTCCCAGGGTCTTGTTGTGCCTGATGAACTGGCAATCCAGTGCTTGGAGGTGGCGCTCATGAGCACGGTCTGCAGCACTCGAGG GTATGTGTTGGATGGTTTTCCAATGACACTTAAGCAGGCAGAGCTAATGGGGTCCCGGAGCATCATCCCCATGATAGTAGTTGAGCTGGAGCTGGACACAGTGGAGGTGTTGAAGAGAGGCCTTGTAGACAAGATGAAGCCCAACAA GCCTCACCTGATGCATGACAGCTCAGAGATCCTCCACATTCGTAACTCCTGCTACAAGCAGGAGGTGGAGCATGTGAGGCAGCACTTCCAACAACAATATCAGAACTGGATCCAGCTCAGTGGATTAAAGAGCAAATGGTGCATCTGGGACAGCATCTTAAAGGAGGTCAGCATCAGCATGAAATATATCCACAGCTACCTGGAGAGGACCCGCAGGG GACAAGCAGCCTGCATCAACAGGTTGTGCATTACACCTAAGGAGCTGCAATGTCAGCTTGGCGAGTTCGGGCTGTACTGCCCGGTCTGCCTGGCCCTACATTACCACCTTGTGGACTGCTCAGAAACTGCATCCCTGGTGTATGCAGCAGAGTACAGAGCACATTATTACAAAATGTGTGGCAATGACCATTTGGAG AAGTTCCTTGCCACTCCAGATCAATTTGTGACCCCTGGCTGTCCCCACACTCTCCCAGAACCCCACCTGCTGCCAAAAAAGCTAACAGAGATTCAGGTGAAGAACAGGTTTCCACAGCAAGTTGAGATGAAAGGCTTCTGCCCTGTCACTTATCTGGATGGAAAACAGAG GTATGAAGCCCTGGTTCGAGGAAACATGGAATATGCTGTGGAATACAGAGAACAAATCTACATATTTGAGACAAAGCAGAAACAGGACAAGTTTTTGAG gGCTCCTGAAACCTACTGGGACCAGAAGTTACCCAGTAAAGTTCCTCCTCTTTGTGAGCCTGTACCCCTCACCTCCCTTCCAACGTTGGGCTACCTGGAGCAG GGTGTGGCAGTAGCAGTCATCAAGGCCATGACAGCTGTTGGGTGTCTCAAACCAAAGTATCCCTTCCTCAGTATACAGAGATCAGCTCTCCTCTATGTGGCCTACTATCTGAAAG CTTTCAACCACCAGAGCACAGATTACATTCGCCAGAAGTACAAAAAGCAGCTGGCCATGTTTGAAGAGAACTGTGCGCTCATTCCTTACCTGAGCTCATCAATGAGAGGGAACTACAGGCCTCCCAGTGAACGTCCCATTGACTTTGAGTTCAAACTGATCAGGTTCCTGGCCTTGGAAGACCTGCCAGGAGCCAGTGATGTGATGTAG